The Pseudomonas asiatica sequence CGAGCCGTCAGGCAACCGCAGGGCATGCAGGAACACTCCAACCGCCTTGCCCCCGGCCAGCATGTTCGGAACAAACTTGCTGGTCAGCGCCTGGGTACCCAGGAACGGCACGAACACCCCGGCCGACTCCGCCGGCTCCGGGTCGGCAGGAATACCCACCTGACCACCACGGCGCACTTCCTTGATCACGCTGAGGATGCCTTCCTTGGTCGAAGGCGCCACGCGGTTGCCCATCTGCACCCGCTGCTCGCGCAGCAGGTCATCCACCGCCTTCAGCTTCGGCGGGCGATAGAAGATGATCGGTTTGCACTGGTTGCAGTAGAAGTGGTTCAGCACTTCCCAGTTACCCAGGTGGCTGGTGATGCCGACCACGCCCTTGCCCGAGGCCAACGCCTGCTCCAGCACTTCCAGGCCGTGCACTTCCTTGACCAGCTCCAGCGAGCGCTGCGGCGGCCAGATCCAGGCACAGGCACTTTCGACGAAGGATTTACCGATATCCTTCAACGCGCGGCCCACCAGCTGCTCGCGCTCGGCCGGGTCCATCTCCGGGAAGCACTTGGCCAGGTTGATGCGCACGACATTGCGCGAGCCGTTGGGGATCTTCCACATCAGCCAGCCGATACCGGCGCCGACGCGCTGCACAGCGCCCCAGGGCAGCTTGGCAAACAGACGCAGCACCCCGACCATCAGGGCGCCCTTGAACTTTTCCACAGGCGAATTCCTTATTTCAGCAAGGCGCGCATTGTAACCCCTCAGCGCAACAAGGCGGCGTAGCGATCGCAATCGGTGGTGTGGTCCATGACCATGCCGGTGGCCTGCATGAAGGCATAGCAGATGGTCGGGCCAACGAACGTGAAGCCGGCTTTCTGCAGGGCTTTGCTCATCGCCTTGGCTTCATCGGTAACCGCTGGCACCTCGCTGCGGCCAGTGAAGTGGTTGATCTTCGGCGCACCACCGACGAATGACCAGAGCCAGTCGGCGGGGTTGTCCACAGCCAGCCAGGCCTGGGCATTACGCCTGGCAGCCTTGAGCTTGAGGCGGTTGCGGATGATGCCGGCATCCTGCATCAGCTCCTCGATGCGTTCGTCGCTCATGACGGCGAGTTTCACCGGATCGAAGCCGTGCATCACCTCGCGATAACGCTCGCGTTTACGCAATACGGTGATCCACGAAAGCCCCGCCTGGAACCCTTCGAGCAAAAGCATCTCGAACAGCAACGCCGGGTCACGCTGGGGCGTTCCCCATTCCTGGTCATGGTAGGCCTGGTACAACGGATCGTCGGTACACCAAAAGCAGCGTGGCATAAGGCTCCAATGAGTAGAGGGCGAGGCGAATCAGGTTATACTCCCGCTCTTTACATCCGCATCCCCAGATACAGGTGAATTTCGTGAGCCAGCCTACGCCAGCCGTGCGTACCTTCCAAGACCTGATCCTCGCCCTGCAGAACTACTGGGCCGAGCAAGGTTGTGTGGTGCTTCAGCCCTACGATATGGAAGTAGGCGCCGGCACTTTCCACACCGCTACATTCCTGCGCGCCGTGGGTCCAGAAACCTGGAACGCCGCCTATGTGCAGCCTAGCCGTCGCCCTGCCGACGGGCGGTATGGCGAAAACCCCAACCGCCTGCAGCACTACTACCAGTTCCAGGTGGTACTGAAGCCCAACCCGGCCAACTTCCAGGAGCTGTACCTCGGCTCGCTGAAAGCCATCGGCCTGGACCCGCTGGTCCACGACATTCGCTTCGTCGAAGACAACTGGGAATCGCCGACCCTCGGCGCCTGGGGCCTGGGCTGGGAAATCTGGCTCAACGGCATGGAAGTCACCCAGTTCACCTACTTCCAGCAGGTAGGCGGCATCGAGTGCTACCCAGTCACTGGTGAAATTACCTACGGCCTGGAGCGCCTGGCCATGTACATCCAGGGCGTCGACTCGGTGTACGACCTGGTGTGGGCCGACGGCCCGTTCGGCAAGGTCACCTACGGCGACGTGTTCCACCAGAACGAGGTGGAGCAGTCGACCTACAACTTCGAGCACGCCAACGTCGACAAGCTGTTCGAGCTGTTCGACTTCTACGAAAGCGAAGCCAACCGCCTGATCAAGCTTGAGCTGCCGCTGCCGACCTATGAAATGGTCCTGAAGGCCTCGCACACCTTCAACCTGCTGGACGCCCGCCGCGCCATCTCGGTAACCGAGCGCCAGCGCTACATCCTGCGTGTACGTACCCTGGCCCGGGACGTGGCGCAAAGCTATCTGCAAGCCCGCGCACGCCTGGGCTTCCCGATGGCCACCCCTGAACTGCGTGACGAAGTGTTGGCTAAGCTGGAGGCTGCACAATGAGTGCTCAAGATTTCCTGGTAGAACTGGGCACCGAGGAGCTGCCACCGAAGGCCCTCGCCAGCCTTGGCGAAGCCTTCCTGGCGGGTATCGAGAAGGGCCTGCAGGCCGCTGGCCTGAACTACACCGGCAAGCAGGTTTACGCCGCGCCGCGCCGCTTGGCCGTGCTGATCCGCCAGCTCGACGTGCAACAGCCTGACCGCAGCATCAATATCGACGGCCCGCCCCTGCAGGCTGCTTTCAAAGACGGCGAGCCGACCCAGGCTGCCTTGGGCTTTGCCAAGAAATGCGGTGTGGAGCTGTCGGAAATCGACCAGAGCGGCCCCAAGCTGCGCTTCTCCCAGCACATCCCGGGCAAGGCCACCACCGGCCTGCTGCCGACCATCGTCGAAGATTCGCTCAACGACCTGCCGATCCCCAAGCGCATGCGCTGGGCGGCCAGCCGTGAAGAGTTCGTGCGCCCGACCCAATGGCTGGTGATGCTGCTGGGCGACCAAGTGGTCGACTGCACCATCCTGTCGCAGAAGGCAGGCCGTGAATCCCGTGGCCACCGCTTCCACCACCCGGAAAACGTGGTCATCACCACCCCGGCCAACTACGTCGAAGACCTGCGCAAAGCCTACGTGCTGGCCGACTTCGCCGAGCGCCGGGAGCTGATCAGCAAGCGTACCGCCGAACTGGCCATGCAGCAGGAAGGCAGCGCCATCGTGCCGCCGGCGCTGCTGGACGAAGTGACCGCCCTGGTCGAGTGGCCAGTGCCGCTGGTGTGCTCGTTCGAGGAGCGCTTCCTCGAAGTGCCGCAGGAAGCCCTGATCACCACCATGCAGGACAACCAGAAGTACTTCTGCCTGCTGGACAGCGAAGGCAAGCTGCTGCCGCGCTTCATCACCGTGGCCAACGTCGAGAGCCGCGACCCGAAGCAGATCGTGCAAGGCAACGAGAAGGTCGTGCGCCCACGCCTGACCGACGCCGAGTTCTTCTTCAAGCAGGACAAGAAGCAACCGCTGGAAACCTTCAACGAGCGCCTGAAGAACGTGGTGTTCCAGGCTCAGCTGGGTACCGTGTACGACAAGGCCGAGCGCGTTTCTCGGTTGGCCGCCTTCATCGCCCCGCTGATCGGCGGCGACGCCCAGCGCGCCGGCCGTGCCGGCCTGCTGTCGAAGTGCGACCTGGCCACCGAGATGGTCGGCGAATTCCCTGAGATGCAGGGTGTGGCCGGTTACTACTACGCGCTCAACGACGGTGAGCCGGAAGACGTGGCCCTGGCCCTGAACGAGCAGTACATGCCGCGCGGTGCTGGCGCCGAGCTGCCGCAGACCCTCACCGGTGCTGCGGTGGCCATCGCCGACAAGCTCGACACCCTGGTCGGCATCTTCGGCATCGGCATGCTGCCTACCGGCAGCAAGGACCCGTACGCCCTGCGCCGTGCCGCCTTGGGCGTGCTGCGTATCCTGATCGAGAAGCAGCTGGACCTGGACCTGACCGGTGCGGTCGAGTTCGCGGTCAAGCAGTTCGGCGCCAAGGTCAAGGCCGCCGGCCTGGCCGAACAGGTGCTGGAGTTCATCTTCGACCGCCTGCGTGCGCGTTACGAAGACGAAGGCATCGACGTGGCCACCTACCTGTCGGTCCGTGCCCTGCAGCCAGGTTCTGCCTTGGACTTCGACCAGCGCGTGCAGGCTGTACAAGCCTTCCGCAAGCTGCCGGAAGCCGAGGCCCTGGCCGCGGTGAACAAGCGCGTGTCGAACCTGCTGAGCAAGGCCGAAGGCGCCATCGCCGATCACGTCGAGCCGAAGTACTTCGACAACGCCAACGAGTTCTCCCTGTACTCGGCCATCCAGCAGGCCGACCAGGCCGTGCAACCGATGGCTGCTGCACGCCAGTACAGCGAATCGCTGGCCCGCCTGGCGGCCCTGCGTGACCCGGTCGATGCCTTCTTCGAGGCGGTGATGGTCAACGCCGAGGATGCCAAGGTACGCGCCAACCGTTATGCCCTGCTCAGCCGCCTGCGCGGCCTGTTCCTGGGCGTGGCCGACATTTCGCTGCTGGGGTAAGCCTTGAAACTGCTGATTCTCGACCGTGACGGAGTAATCAACTACGACTCCGACGCCTACATCAAGACGCTGGACGAGTGGGTGCCGATCCCTGGCTCGGTCGATGCGATCGCGCAGTTGAGCAAGGCGGGCTGGACGGTGGCCGTGGCCACCAACCAGTCCGGCATTGCCCGTGGCTACTATGCGCTGACTACCCT is a genomic window containing:
- a CDS encoding lysophospholipid acyltransferase; this translates as MEKFKGALMVGVLRLFAKLPWGAVQRVGAGIGWLMWKIPNGSRNVVRINLAKCFPEMDPAEREQLVGRALKDIGKSFVESACAWIWPPQRSLELVKEVHGLEVLEQALASGKGVVGITSHLGNWEVLNHFYCNQCKPIIFYRPPKLKAVDDLLREQRVQMGNRVAPSTKEGILSVIKEVRRGGQVGIPADPEPAESAGVFVPFLGTQALTSKFVPNMLAGGKAVGVFLHALRLPDGSGFKVFLEAAPEEMYSTDVTVSAAAMSKVVERYVREYPSQYMWSMKRFKKRPAGEARWY
- a CDS encoding DNA-3-methyladenine glycosylase I — encoded protein: MPRCFWCTDDPLYQAYHDQEWGTPQRDPALLFEMLLLEGFQAGLSWITVLRKRERYREVMHGFDPVKLAVMSDERIEELMQDAGIIRNRLKLKAARRNAQAWLAVDNPADWLWSFVGGAPKINHFTGRSEVPAVTDEAKAMSKALQKAGFTFVGPTICYAFMQATGMVMDHTTDCDRYAALLR
- the glyQ gene encoding glycine--tRNA ligase subunit alpha, with product MSQPTPAVRTFQDLILALQNYWAEQGCVVLQPYDMEVGAGTFHTATFLRAVGPETWNAAYVQPSRRPADGRYGENPNRLQHYYQFQVVLKPNPANFQELYLGSLKAIGLDPLVHDIRFVEDNWESPTLGAWGLGWEIWLNGMEVTQFTYFQQVGGIECYPVTGEITYGLERLAMYIQGVDSVYDLVWADGPFGKVTYGDVFHQNEVEQSTYNFEHANVDKLFELFDFYESEANRLIKLELPLPTYEMVLKASHTFNLLDARRAISVTERQRYILRVRTLARDVAQSYLQARARLGFPMATPELRDEVLAKLEAAQ
- the glyS gene encoding glycine--tRNA ligase subunit beta, which codes for MSAQDFLVELGTEELPPKALASLGEAFLAGIEKGLQAAGLNYTGKQVYAAPRRLAVLIRQLDVQQPDRSINIDGPPLQAAFKDGEPTQAALGFAKKCGVELSEIDQSGPKLRFSQHIPGKATTGLLPTIVEDSLNDLPIPKRMRWAASREEFVRPTQWLVMLLGDQVVDCTILSQKAGRESRGHRFHHPENVVITTPANYVEDLRKAYVLADFAERRELISKRTAELAMQQEGSAIVPPALLDEVTALVEWPVPLVCSFEERFLEVPQEALITTMQDNQKYFCLLDSEGKLLPRFITVANVESRDPKQIVQGNEKVVRPRLTDAEFFFKQDKKQPLETFNERLKNVVFQAQLGTVYDKAERVSRLAAFIAPLIGGDAQRAGRAGLLSKCDLATEMVGEFPEMQGVAGYYYALNDGEPEDVALALNEQYMPRGAGAELPQTLTGAAVAIADKLDTLVGIFGIGMLPTGSKDPYALRRAALGVLRILIEKQLDLDLTGAVEFAVKQFGAKVKAAGLAEQVLEFIFDRLRARYEDEGIDVATYLSVRALQPGSALDFDQRVQAVQAFRKLPEAEALAAVNKRVSNLLSKAEGAIADHVEPKYFDNANEFSLYSAIQQADQAVQPMAAARQYSESLARLAALRDPVDAFFEAVMVNAEDAKVRANRYALLSRLRGLFLGVADISLLG